The Kosakonia sacchari SP1 genome includes a window with the following:
- the nei gene encoding endonuclease VIII: protein MPEGPEIRRAADTLEAAVKNKPLTDVWFGLPSLKGFAADLVGQCVENIETRGKALLTHFSGGLTLYSHNQLYGIWRVVEAGEIPQTNRVLRVRLQTEQKAILLYSASDIALLTPGQLAQHPFLQRVGPDVLDMSLTVAQVKERLLSPRFRRRQFSGLLLDQAFLAGLGNYLRVEILWQSALAPQRNVLQLSEEQLDVLAHALLDIPRLSYQTRGVVDENKHHGALFRFKVFHRAGEPCERCGGIIEKTTMSSRPFYWCPACQR from the coding sequence ATGCCGGAAGGACCGGAGATCCGCCGGGCGGCAGATACGCTTGAAGCCGCTGTTAAAAACAAACCATTAACGGATGTCTGGTTTGGCCTGCCGTCGTTGAAGGGGTTCGCCGCTGATCTTGTGGGGCAGTGCGTTGAGAACATTGAAACGCGGGGAAAAGCGCTCCTGACCCATTTTTCCGGCGGGCTAACGCTTTACAGCCATAACCAGCTTTACGGCATCTGGCGCGTGGTTGAGGCGGGGGAGATCCCGCAAACCAACCGTGTGCTGCGCGTGCGGCTGCAAACGGAGCAAAAGGCGATTTTGCTGTACAGCGCGTCGGATATCGCGCTGCTCACGCCCGGGCAACTGGCGCAACATCCGTTTTTACAGCGTGTCGGGCCGGATGTGCTGGATATGTCGCTGACCGTGGCGCAGGTAAAAGAACGGCTGCTCTCACCCCGTTTTCGCCGTCGCCAGTTTTCGGGGTTATTGCTCGATCAGGCCTTTCTTGCCGGGCTGGGAAATTACCTGCGTGTCGAAATTCTCTGGCAAAGCGCCCTGGCACCGCAGCGCAACGTTTTGCAGCTAAGCGAAGAGCAACTCGACGTGTTAGCGCATGCGCTGCTGGATATTCCCCGTTTGTCGTATCAGACACGCGGCGTGGTGGATGAGAATAAACACCACGGCGCGCTGTTTCGCTTTAAGGTGTTTCACCGCGCAGGCGAACCGTGCGAGCGTTGCGGCGGGATAATTGAGAAAACCACCATGTCGTCCCGGCCGTTTTACTGGTGCCCGGCTTGTCAGCGTTAA
- the pxpA gene encoding 5-oxoprolinase subunit PxpA, with protein MKIDLNADLGEGCGNDAALLQLVSSANIACGFHAGDAQTMLTCVREALRNGVAVGAHPSFPDRENFGRTPMHLPPDRVYAQMLYQIGALAAMVRAEGGKLHHVKPHGMLYNQAADDAALADAIAGAVYDADPALILVGLAGSELIHAGERYGLRTRQEVFADRGYLRDGRLVPRSAPGALIDDDNLALAQTLEMVLEGRVRCVSGEFVNVQAQTVCLHGDGEHALLFARRLHSAFAQRGVLISAH; from the coding sequence ATGAAGATTGATTTAAACGCCGATCTCGGCGAAGGCTGCGGCAACGATGCGGCGTTACTCCAGCTTGTATCTTCCGCCAATATCGCTTGCGGTTTCCACGCAGGTGATGCGCAAACCATGCTGACCTGTGTGCGCGAAGCATTGCGTAACGGCGTGGCGGTGGGCGCGCATCCCTCATTCCCGGATCGGGAAAACTTTGGCCGCACGCCGATGCATCTGCCGCCGGATAGGGTCTATGCCCAAATGCTGTATCAAATTGGTGCGCTGGCGGCGATGGTGCGTGCCGAAGGCGGCAAACTGCACCATGTGAAACCGCACGGTATGCTCTACAACCAGGCGGCGGATGACGCGGCGCTGGCCGATGCCATTGCCGGAGCGGTTTATGATGCAGATCCCGCATTGATTCTGGTTGGGCTGGCGGGCAGCGAGTTAATTCATGCTGGCGAGCGTTATGGTTTGCGCACGCGCCAGGAGGTATTTGCCGATCGAGGCTACCTCCGCGATGGTCGATTGGTGCCGCGCAGTGCGCCGGGCGCGCTAATTGATGATGACAATCTGGCGCTGGCGCAAACGTTGGAGATGGTGCTTGAAGGCCGGGTGAGGTGCGTCAGCGGTGAGTTTGTTAATGTGCAGGCGCAAACGGTCTGCCTGCATGGCGATGGTGAGCATGCGTTGCTATTTGCCCGCCGCTTACATAGTGCCTTCGCCCAACGTGGCGTGTTGATTTCCGCCCACTAA
- the pxpC gene encoding 5-oxoprolinase subunit PxpC: MLKIIRAGMYTTLQGGKRIGLRQSGVSYCGALDEPALQIANALVGNAPAAAALEITFGQCEVVFGRDAWFALTGAGCEAKLDGKAVWTGWRFAAKAGQRLVLKRPLHGVRSYLAVAGSFAVPAVMGSVSTDLKTAIGGLEGRLLRDGDVLPLGEPVRHFHTQQGVKQLLWGNRIRALPGPEYHEFDSASQEAFWRLPWQISPQSNRMGYRLQGQPLVRTTSRELLSHGLLPGVVQVPSNGQPIVLMNDAQTTGGYPRIACIIEADMYHLAQIPLGQPIHFVQCSLDEALKARREQRIYLDQLAWRLHNED, translated from the coding sequence ATGCTGAAAATTATCCGTGCGGGAATGTATACCACCTTGCAGGGCGGTAAACGTATTGGCTTGCGCCAGTCCGGCGTCAGCTACTGCGGCGCGCTGGACGAACCCGCGTTGCAAATTGCTAATGCGCTGGTGGGGAACGCGCCGGCGGCGGCGGCGCTGGAAATTACTTTTGGTCAGTGCGAAGTGGTATTTGGTCGCGATGCCTGGTTTGCGCTTACTGGCGCAGGCTGTGAGGCGAAGCTTGACGGTAAAGCGGTGTGGACCGGCTGGCGGTTTGCCGCAAAGGCCGGGCAGCGACTGGTGTTGAAAAGGCCGTTGCACGGTGTGCGCAGCTATCTTGCGGTTGCCGGGAGCTTTGCCGTGCCGGCGGTAATGGGCTCGGTCAGCACCGATCTGAAAACCGCTATCGGCGGGCTGGAAGGGCGGCTACTGCGCGATGGCGATGTTTTGCCGCTGGGTGAACCTGTCCGTCATTTTCACACACAGCAAGGAGTAAAACAGTTGCTGTGGGGCAACCGTATTCGCGCGTTGCCGGGGCCGGAATATCACGAATTTGACAGCGCCTCGCAGGAGGCGTTCTGGCGTTTGCCGTGGCAGATAAGCCCGCAGAGTAACCGCATGGGTTACCGTTTACAGGGGCAGCCGCTGGTGCGCACTACGTCACGCGAACTGCTTTCCCACGGCTTGTTGCCGGGCGTCGTCCAGGTTCCCTCTAACGGGCAACCGATAGTGCTGATGAATGATGCCCAGACCACCGGCGGTTACCCGCGAATTGCCTGCATTATCGAGGCGGATATGTACCACCTGGCGCAGATCCCGCTCGGGCAGCCGATACACTTTGTTCAGTGCTCGCTGGATGAGGCGCTGAAGGCGCGGCGCGAGCAGCGTATCTATCTCGATCAACTGGCATGGCGTCTGCACAATGAAGATTGA
- the pxpB gene encoding 5-oxoprolinase subunit PxpB, translating to MQRARCYLLGESAVVLELEPPVQLATQKRIWRLTQRLADVPDVVEAIPGMNNITVVLRDPHSLALDAIERLQRWWEESEALEPESRSIEIPVLYGKAAGPDLGLVAEHCRMTEKQVVELHASIDYVVWFLGFQPGFPYLGGMPEALATPRRAEPRVSVPAGSVAIGGAQTGIYPLETPGGWNLIGRTDLALFNPRLPEPVLLRPGDTLRFVPRKEGVC from the coding sequence GTGCAGCGAGCACGGTGTTATTTGTTAGGTGAAAGCGCGGTGGTGCTGGAGCTTGAGCCACCGGTACAACTGGCGACGCAAAAGCGTATCTGGCGGCTGACGCAGCGGCTGGCGGACGTGCCGGACGTGGTGGAAGCCATTCCGGGGATGAATAACATTACGGTGGTGCTGCGCGATCCCCATTCGCTGGCGCTTGATGCGATTGAGCGCTTACAGCGCTGGTGGGAAGAGAGCGAGGCGCTGGAGCCCGAGTCACGATCCATTGAGATCCCGGTGCTGTACGGCAAAGCGGCCGGGCCGGATCTGGGGCTGGTGGCGGAACACTGCCGGATGACGGAAAAGCAGGTCGTTGAGCTGCATGCTTCTATCGATTACGTGGTGTGGTTTCTTGGCTTCCAGCCCGGTTTCCCTTATCTGGGCGGGATGCCGGAGGCGCTTGCCACTCCGCGCCGCGCCGAACCGCGTGTGAGTGTTCCCGCCGGTTCTGTCGCCATTGGCGGCGCGCAAACCGGCATTTACCCACTGGAAACGCCTGGCGGCTGGAACCTGATTGGCCGCACCGATCTGGCGTTGTTCAACCCGCGCTTGCCGGAGCCGGTGCTATTACGTCCGGGCGACACGCTGCGGTTTGTGCCGCGCAAGGAGGGCGTATGCTGA
- a CDS encoding type 2 GTP cyclohydrolase I has protein sequence MKNTELETLINEKLNSAAFSDYGPNGLQVEGRETVQKIITGVTASQALLDEAVRQQADAVIVHHGYFWKNEASIIRGMKRNRLKTLLANDINLYGWHLPLDAHPQLGNNAQLAALLGINVMGEIEELLPWGELSMPVPGGELASWIEARLGRKPLWCGDTGPEKITRVAWCTGGGQGFIDKAARFGVDAFITGEVSEQTIHSAREQGLHFYSAGHHATERGGIRALSDWLNENTDLDVTFIDIPNPA, from the coding sequence ATGAAAAATACCGAGCTGGAAACACTGATTAACGAAAAACTTAACAGTGCGGCGTTCAGTGATTACGGCCCGAACGGGCTACAGGTTGAAGGGCGGGAAACGGTACAGAAAATTATCACCGGCGTGACCGCAAGCCAGGCATTGCTGGACGAAGCGGTACGCCAGCAGGCGGATGCGGTGATTGTCCATCACGGTTATTTCTGGAAAAACGAAGCGTCGATCATTCGCGGGATGAAGCGTAACCGCCTGAAAACGTTACTGGCGAACGACATCAACTTGTACGGTTGGCACCTGCCGCTCGACGCGCACCCACAGCTTGGCAATAACGCTCAACTGGCGGCGTTACTCGGCATTAACGTAATGGGTGAAATTGAAGAATTGCTGCCGTGGGGCGAACTCTCCATGCCGGTTCCGGGAGGGGAACTGGCGTCGTGGATTGAGGCGCGTCTTGGTCGCAAGCCGCTGTGGTGTGGCGATACCGGGCCGGAAAAAATCACCCGTGTCGCCTGGTGTACCGGCGGCGGGCAGGGCTTTATTGATAAAGCGGCCCGCTTCGGCGTTGATGCGTTTATCACCGGCGAAGTCTCCGAGCAGACCATTCATTCCGCCCGTGAACAGGGGCTGCATTTCTACTCTGCGGGCCACCACGCTACCGAGCGCGGCGGTATTCGCGCGCTCAGCGACTGGCTGAATGAAAATACCGATCTTGACGTCACGTTTATCGATATTCCGAACCCGGCGTAA
- the phrB gene encoding deoxyribodipyrimidine photo-lyase → MTTHLVWFRADLRVHDNLALAAACRSDNAQVKALFIATPAQWQQHHLAPRQAAYLNAHLNALQQALAEKGIPLIYREAADFTDSVQTVVEVCDSEQVSHLFYNYQYEFNERQRDAAVEKALPNVACQGFDDSVMLAPGSVMTGNHEMYKVFTPFKNAFLRRLKEDLPQCVAAPHPREGVDVAPKPITLDYPQQDFDENLFPADEKSAIARLRQFCLQQAAAYEQQRDFPAIEGTSRLSACLAIGALSPRQCLHRLLAEQPQALDGGSGAVWLNELIWREFYRHLMTYHPALCKHRPFIAWTDKVQWQENAGHLQAWQCGKTGYPIVDAAMRQLNATGWMHNRLRMITASFLVKDLLIDWRHGERYFMSQLIDGDFAANNGGWQWAASTGTDAAPYFRIFNPTTQGERFDADGAFIRHWLPELKKVPEKSVHQPWDWADKHGVKLDYPRPIVDHKQARTATLAAYEAARKA, encoded by the coding sequence ATGACCACCCATCTGGTCTGGTTTCGCGCGGATTTGCGCGTGCATGACAACCTTGCACTTGCTGCTGCCTGTCGCAGCGATAACGCGCAGGTAAAAGCCCTGTTTATTGCCACGCCTGCGCAGTGGCAGCAACATCATCTGGCGCCTCGCCAGGCAGCCTATCTCAATGCGCATCTCAACGCCTTGCAGCAGGCGCTGGCGGAAAAGGGCATTCCATTGATTTACCGGGAAGCGGCGGATTTTACCGACAGCGTACAAACGGTAGTGGAGGTCTGTGATAGCGAGCAAGTCAGCCATCTCTTTTACAACTATCAATACGAATTCAACGAGCGACAGCGCGACGCTGCAGTCGAAAAAGCGCTACCGAATGTCGCCTGCCAGGGTTTTGACGACAGCGTGATGCTGGCTCCCGGTAGCGTGATGACCGGCAATCATGAGATGTACAAAGTCTTTACGCCTTTTAAAAACGCCTTTCTGCGCCGGTTAAAAGAGGATTTGCCACAGTGTGTTGCTGCGCCGCATCCGCGTGAAGGTGTCGACGTCGCGCCAAAACCGATTACGCTTGATTACCCGCAGCAGGATTTTGACGAAAACCTGTTCCCGGCCGATGAGAAAAGCGCTATCGCGCGGCTTCGTCAGTTTTGCCTGCAGCAGGCGGCAGCGTATGAGCAGCAGCGTGATTTCCCGGCGATCGAAGGCACCAGCCGCTTGTCGGCGTGTCTGGCGATTGGCGCGTTATCACCGCGCCAGTGCCTGCATCGTCTGCTGGCTGAACAACCGCAGGCGCTCGACGGCGGGTCGGGCGCAGTGTGGCTCAATGAGCTGATTTGGCGCGAATTTTATCGCCATCTGATGACTTATCATCCGGCACTCTGTAAGCATCGCCCTTTTATCGCCTGGACTGATAAGGTGCAGTGGCAGGAAAACGCCGGGCATCTGCAAGCCTGGCAATGCGGCAAAACCGGCTACCCGATTGTTGATGCGGCGATGCGCCAGTTGAACGCCACCGGCTGGATGCACAACCGCTTACGGATGATAACCGCGAGCTTCCTGGTCAAGGACTTACTTATCGACTGGCGTCATGGGGAGCGTTATTTTATGTCGCAGTTGATCGATGGCGATTTCGCGGCGAACAATGGCGGCTGGCAGTGGGCGGCCTCGACGGGCACCGATGCGGCTCCCTATTTTCGTATTTTTAACCCGACCACGCAGGGCGAACGCTTTGATGCTGACGGCGCGTTTATTCGCCACTGGTTACCTGAACTGAAAAAGGTGCCGGAAAAATCGGTGCATCAACCCTGGGACTGGGCGGATAAACACGGGGTAAAACTCGATTATCCCCGCCCGATTGTTGACCATAAACAGGCGCGTACCGCCACGCTGGCGGCCTATGAAGCTGCCCGTAAAGCGTAA
- a CDS encoding YbfA family protein produces the protein MDTYKAFPAHIVLMRRAFAVLAGVLALPVMLFWKDRARFYSYLHRVWAKTSDKPVWMEQAEKVACDFY, from the coding sequence ATGGACACATACAAAGCGTTTCCGGCTCATATTGTGTTGATGCGACGTGCTTTCGCCGTTCTGGCGGGCGTGCTGGCGTTACCGGTAATGTTGTTCTGGAAAGACCGCGCACGTTTTTATAGCTATCTGCATCGCGTCTGGGCAAAAACCAGCGATAAACCGGTGTGGATGGAGCAGGCAGAGAAAGTAGCCTGCGATTTTTATTAA
- the kdpF gene encoding K(+)-transporting ATPase subunit F, translated as MSAGVVIGIVLIFLLLGYLVYALINAEAF; from the coding sequence GTGAGTGCAGGCGTAGTCATCGGCATCGTGCTGATTTTCCTGTTATTGGGCTATCTGGTTTATGCCCTGATCAACGCGGAGGCTTTCTGA
- the kdpA gene encoding potassium-transporting ATPase subunit KdpA — MAAQAFLLIASFLLVLFILARPLGSLLAKMIAGQPLPGVRGMENLLWRGLGIDTREMNWRHYLLAILWLNIFGLMLLFAMLMLQGILPLNPQNLPGLSWHLALNTAVSFISNTNWQAYSGESTLSYFSQMAGLTVQNFLSAATGIAVVFALIRAFSRRSMETLGNAWVDITRITLWLLLPIALLIALFFIQQGALQNFSPYQAYTSLEGVQHLMPMGPVASQEAIKMLGTNGGGFFNANSSHPFENPTALTNFVQMLAIFLIPAALCFAFGDAVGDRRQGHMLLWAMSIIFVICAGIVMWAELQGNPHFLTLGGDSAINMEGKESRFGILASSLYAVVTTAASCGAVNAMHDSFTALGGMIPMWLMQIGEVVFGGVGSGLYGMLLFVLLAVFIAGLMIGRTPEFLGKKIDVREMKMTALAILVTPALVLIGTALAMMTDAGRSGMFNPGIHGFSEVLYAVSSAANNNGSAFAGLSANTPFWNCLLAFCMFFGRFGVIVPVMAIAGSLVAKKIQPTSSGTLPTHGALFIGLLIGTVLLVGALTFIPALALGPVAEYLQF; from the coding sequence ATGGCCGCTCAGGCGTTTCTTCTGATTGCCAGCTTTCTGCTGGTATTGTTTATCCTCGCGCGCCCGCTCGGTTCGCTGCTGGCGAAAATGATCGCCGGGCAGCCGCTTCCCGGCGTGCGCGGTATGGAAAACCTCCTCTGGCGCGGGCTCGGTATCGATACCCGTGAAATGAACTGGCGCCACTATTTGCTGGCGATTTTGTGGCTGAATATCTTCGGCCTGATGCTGCTGTTTGCGATGCTGATGCTGCAAGGCATTTTGCCGCTCAACCCACAAAACCTGCCGGGGCTCTCCTGGCATCTGGCACTGAACACCGCCGTCAGCTTTATCTCTAACACCAACTGGCAGGCGTACTCCGGGGAGAGCACCCTGAGCTATTTCAGCCAGATGGCTGGGCTGACGGTACAAAACTTCTTATCCGCCGCGACGGGTATTGCTGTGGTCTTTGCGCTGATCCGCGCTTTTTCACGCCGCAGTATGGAGACGCTCGGGAATGCCTGGGTCGATATCACGCGCATTACCCTGTGGCTGTTGCTGCCCATTGCACTGCTGATTGCGCTGTTTTTTATTCAGCAAGGGGCGCTGCAAAACTTTTCGCCGTACCAGGCTTATACCTCGCTGGAAGGTGTGCAACATCTGATGCCGATGGGGCCGGTAGCATCGCAAGAAGCGATAAAAATGCTCGGCACAAATGGCGGTGGCTTCTTTAATGCCAACTCGTCGCATCCGTTTGAAAACCCCACTGCTTTAACCAATTTTGTGCAGATGCTGGCGATCTTCCTGATCCCGGCGGCGCTGTGCTTCGCATTTGGTGATGCGGTTGGCGATCGCCGCCAGGGACACATGTTGCTGTGGGCAATGTCGATTATCTTCGTCATCTGCGCCGGAATTGTGATGTGGGCGGAATTACAGGGTAACCCACACTTCCTGACGCTCGGCGGCGATAGCGCCATCAATATGGAAGGGAAAGAGAGCCGTTTCGGCATTCTGGCCAGCAGCTTGTACGCCGTGGTCACCACCGCAGCCTCTTGCGGCGCGGTCAACGCGATGCACGACTCGTTTACCGCGCTTGGCGGCATGATCCCGATGTGGCTAATGCAGATTGGCGAAGTGGTGTTTGGCGGCGTGGGTTCAGGTCTGTACGGCATGCTGCTGTTTGTGCTGCTGGCGGTGTTTATCGCCGGGCTGATGATTGGCCGCACGCCTGAATTCCTCGGCAAGAAAATTGACGTGCGTGAAATGAAAATGACCGCGCTGGCGATCCTTGTCACCCCGGCTCTGGTACTTATTGGCACCGCGCTGGCAATGATGACCGACGCAGGTCGTAGCGGCATGTTCAACCCCGGCATTCACGGCTTTAGCGAAGTGCTGTACGCCGTCTCTTCCGCCGCCAATAACAACGGTAGCGCCTTTGCGGGCTTAAGCGCCAATACACCGTTTTGGAACTGTTTGCTGGCGTTTTGCATGTTCTTTGGTCGCTTCGGTGTGATTGTGCCGGTGATGGCGATTGCCGGTTCGCTGGTGGCGAAGAAAATTCAACCGACCAGCTCCGGCACGCTGCCAACGCATGGCGCGCTATTTATCGGCCTGCTGATTGGCACCGTGTTACTGGTCGGCGCTTTAACCTTTATTCCTGCCCTGGCGCTCGGCCCGGTGGCGGAATACCTGCAATTTTAA
- the kdpB gene encoding potassium-transporting ATPase subunit KdpB, translating to MSRKQLALFEPNLVRQALMDSVTKLSPHVQWRNPVMFIVWIGSVLTTLLALAMATGHLDGSAWFTGAISVWLWVTVLFANFAEALAEGRSKAQANSLKGVKKTAFARKLRAPQHDAQIDHIPAEDLRKGDIVLVEAGDIIPCDGEVIEGGASVDESAITGESAPVIRESGGDFASVTGGTRILSDWLVIQCNVNPGETFLDRMIAMVEGAQRRKTPNEIALTILLVALTIVFLLATATLWPFSVYGGTPVSVTVLVALLVCLIPTTIGGLLSAIGVAGMSRMLGANVIATSGRAVEAAGDVDVLLLDKTGTITLGNRQASDFLPAQGVDEKTLANAAQLSSLADETPEGRSIVILAKQRFNLRERDMQSLQATFVPFTAQTRMSGINVQDRMIRKGSVDAIRRHIEANGGQFPADVEALVERVARQGATPLVVAEGAKVLGVIALKDIVKGGIKERFAQLRKMGIKTVMITGDNRLTAAAIAAEAGVDDFLAEATPEAKLALIRQYQAEGRLVAMTGDGTNDAPALAQADVAVAMNSGTQAAKEAGNMVDLDSNPTKLIEVVHIGKQMLMTRGSLTTFSIANDVAKYFAIIPAAFAATYPQLNMLNVMHLHSPASAILSAVIFNALVIVFLIPLALKGVSYKPLTASAMLRRNLWIYGLGGLIVPFIGIKAIDLILTLFGLV from the coding sequence ATGAGTCGTAAACAACTGGCGCTTTTCGAACCGAATCTTGTTCGCCAGGCGCTGATGGATTCCGTGACCAAGTTAAGCCCGCATGTACAGTGGCGTAACCCGGTAATGTTTATTGTCTGGATTGGCAGCGTGTTAACCACCCTGCTGGCGCTGGCAATGGCGACCGGTCATCTCGACGGCAGTGCGTGGTTCACTGGCGCTATCAGCGTGTGGCTGTGGGTGACGGTTCTGTTTGCCAACTTCGCCGAAGCGCTGGCCGAAGGCCGCAGTAAAGCGCAGGCCAATAGCCTGAAAGGGGTGAAAAAGACCGCGTTTGCCCGCAAACTTCGTGCCCCGCAGCATGACGCGCAAATCGACCACATTCCGGCGGAAGATCTGCGCAAAGGCGACATCGTACTGGTGGAAGCAGGCGACATTATCCCCTGCGATGGCGAAGTGATCGAAGGCGGCGCGTCGGTGGATGAGAGCGCGATCACCGGGGAGTCCGCACCGGTGATTCGTGAGTCCGGCGGCGATTTCGCCTCGGTAACCGGCGGTACACGCATTCTCTCTGACTGGCTGGTGATCCAGTGCAACGTTAACCCTGGCGAAACTTTCCTTGATCGTATGATCGCGATGGTCGAAGGCGCGCAGCGGCGTAAAACGCCGAACGAAATCGCGCTGACCATTTTGCTGGTGGCGCTGACGATTGTGTTCCTGCTGGCAACGGCAACGCTGTGGCCCTTCTCCGTGTATGGCGGTACGCCGGTGAGTGTCACCGTACTGGTTGCCCTGCTGGTGTGTCTCATTCCAACTACTATCGGCGGGCTGCTTTCCGCGATTGGTGTCGCGGGGATGAGCCGGATGCTGGGCGCAAACGTCATTGCCACCAGCGGTCGCGCGGTGGAAGCGGCGGGCGATGTCGATGTGTTATTGCTGGATAAGACCGGCACCATCACGCTGGGTAACCGCCAGGCGTCGGACTTCCTGCCCGCCCAGGGCGTGGATGAAAAAACGCTGGCCAATGCCGCACAGCTCTCCTCGCTGGCCGATGAAACGCCGGAAGGCCGCAGCATTGTTATTCTGGCGAAACAGCGCTTTAACCTGCGCGAACGCGACATGCAGAGCCTGCAAGCGACCTTTGTGCCGTTCACCGCGCAAACCCGGATGAGCGGGATTAACGTGCAGGATCGGATGATCCGCAAAGGTTCCGTCGATGCCATTCGCCGCCATATCGAAGCGAATGGCGGTCAGTTCCCGGCTGATGTCGAAGCGCTGGTCGAACGCGTGGCGCGCCAGGGGGCAACACCACTGGTGGTGGCCGAAGGGGCAAAAGTGCTGGGCGTGATCGCGCTGAAAGATATCGTCAAAGGTGGCATCAAAGAGCGTTTTGCCCAGTTACGCAAAATGGGTATTAAAACGGTGATGATCACCGGTGATAACCGCCTGACCGCCGCCGCGATTGCCGCCGAAGCGGGTGTCGACGATTTTCTGGCCGAAGCGACCCCGGAAGCCAAACTGGCGCTGATCCGCCAGTATCAGGCAGAAGGCCGGCTGGTGGCGATGACCGGCGATGGCACCAATGACGCCCCCGCGCTGGCGCAGGCGGATGTGGCGGTCGCGATGAACTCTGGTACGCAGGCGGCGAAAGAAGCGGGCAACATGGTGGATTTGGATTCCAACCCCACCAAGCTGATTGAAGTAGTGCATATCGGCAAACAGATGCTGATGACGCGTGGCTCGCTGACCACCTTCAGTATCGCTAACGATGTGGCGAAGTACTTCGCCATTATCCCGGCGGCGTTTGCGGCAACCTATCCGCAACTGAATATGCTCAACGTGATGCACCTGCACTCCCCGGCGTCGGCCATTTTGAGCGCCGTTATTTTTAACGCGCTGGTGATTGTGTTTCTGATCCCACTGGCATTGAAAGGGGTGAGCTACAAACCGCTGACCGCTTCTGCCATGCTGCGTCGCAACTTGTGGATCTACGGGCTGGGCGGTTTGATCGTGCCGTTTATTGGCATCAAAGCGATCGACCTTATTCTCACGTTATTCGGCCTGGTGTAA
- the kdpC gene encoding potassium-transporting ATPase subunit KdpC, with the protein MALLRPAFLLLILFTLITGGLYPLLTTALGQWWFHYQANGSLIREGDNVRGSRLLGQDFTQPGYFHGRPSATADAPYNPMASGGSNLAGSNPELDKEVAQRVAQLRADNPQADTHVPVELITTSASGLDGQLSPQTAEWQIPRVAQARNLPVQVVAKLVAEHTSTPLVNFIGQPVVNVVDLNLALDALKDK; encoded by the coding sequence ATGGCTTTATTACGTCCAGCATTTCTGCTTTTGATACTCTTTACCCTAATTACTGGCGGGCTGTATCCGCTACTGACCACCGCGCTAGGGCAATGGTGGTTTCACTATCAGGCCAATGGCTCACTTATTCGTGAAGGCGACAACGTGCGTGGCTCTCGCCTGTTAGGCCAGGATTTTACCCAGCCGGGATATTTTCATGGTCGCCCTTCCGCCACGGCGGACGCGCCTTATAATCCTATGGCGTCCGGCGGCAGTAACCTGGCGGGTAGCAACCCGGAGCTGGATAAAGAAGTGGCGCAGCGCGTCGCGCAACTGCGGGCCGATAACCCGCAAGCGGATACGCATGTTCCGGTAGAACTCATTACCACCTCGGCCAGCGGCCTTGACGGGCAGTTATCTCCGCAGACCGCTGAATGGCAGATCCCACGGGTGGCGCAGGCGCGTAACCTGCCGGTGCAGGTGGTGGCGAAGCTGGTGGCGGAGCATACCTCAACGCCGCTGGTGAATTTTATCGGCCAGCCGGTGGTGAATGTGGTGGACCTTAATCTGGCGCTGGATGCGCTCAAGGACAAATAA